From a single Streptomyces sp. NBC_00377 genomic region:
- a CDS encoding sigma-70 family RNA polymerase sigma factor gives MSQPSEPDEELMRALYREHAGPLLAYVLRLVAGDRQRAEDVVQETLIRAWKNAGQLNRATGSVRPWLVTVARRIVIDGHRSRQARPQEVDPSPLEVIPAEDEIDKALWLMTLSDALDDLTPAHREVLVETYFKGRTVNEAAETLGIPSGTVRSRVFYALRSMKLALEERGVTA, from the coding sequence ATGTCCCAGCCCTCGGAGCCTGATGAGGAGCTGATGCGTGCTCTGTATCGGGAGCATGCCGGACCCCTGCTTGCGTATGTCCTGCGCCTGGTTGCCGGAGATCGGCAGCGCGCCGAGGACGTCGTGCAGGAGACGCTCATCCGTGCCTGGAAGAACGCCGGTCAGCTCAATCGTGCGACCGGATCTGTACGCCCCTGGCTGGTGACGGTCGCACGCCGCATCGTCATCGACGGCCACCGCAGCCGGCAGGCCCGGCCGCAGGAGGTCGACCCGTCGCCGCTGGAGGTCATTCCTGCGGAGGACGAGATCGACAAGGCGCTGTGGCTGATGACGCTGTCCGACGCGCTCGACGACCTGACCCCGGCCCACCGGGAGGTGCTCGTCGAGACGTACTTCAAGGGGCGTACCGTCAACGAGGCGGCCGAGACACTGGGTATCCCCAGCGGCACCGTGCGCTCACGGGTCTTCTATGCCCTGCGGTCGATGAAGCTGGCTCTGGAGGAGCGGGGGGTGACGGCGTGA